The following coding sequences are from one Nicotiana tomentosiformis chromosome 3, ASM39032v3, whole genome shotgun sequence window:
- the LOC138908028 gene encoding uncharacterized protein — MKMDVPKKERILALRITKGSYLEDDEMSMITKDFKKYLRRGNGSSRSGSYSKSKAPEKQTNDGCYKYGKTDHYEKEQLSKQCMILKAKCRNLELRVSETVSENTVQMKGVSQIWYMDSGCSKHMAGSKNQFLSLDDLKGGNSSFGNGKKGEIIGVEKLGKIDSHSIENVYLIDGLKNKLDEDRTVTRNKARLVVQGYSQDEGIDYDETFAPVARLEAIRLLIAFAAYMEFTLYQMDIKSAFLNGYLKEEVFFK, encoded by the exons atgaagatggatgtgcCTAAGAAGGAAAGAAtcttggcactcagaatcactaaAGGTTCTTatctggaagatgatgaaatgtctatgatcaccaaggacttcaagaagtacctgaggagaggaaatggttcttcaagaagtggaagctatagCAAGTCAAAAGCTCCTGAAAAGCAAACTAATGATGGCTGCTACAAGTATGGAAAGACTGATCACTACGAAAAGGAACAGTTGTCTAAACAATGTatgattttgaaggctaagtgtagaaacctggaacttagggttagtgaaactgtaagtgaaaatact gtccaaatGAAGGGGgtcagccaaatatggtacatggatagtggttgctcaaagcacatggcaggaagcaagaaccagttcctttcacttgacgaccttaaaggaggtaatagctcatttggaaatgggaagaaaggtgagatcattggggttgaaaAATTAGGTAAGATTGATTCTCACTCCATTGAGaacgtctacttgatagatggactgaa aaacaaacttgatgaagatagAACAGTTActaggaacaaggcaagattggtggttcaaggatatagtcaagatgagggcatagactatgatgagacctttgctccagttgcaagattggaggcaattagactccttatagcctttgctgcttatatggaattcactCTATATCAGATGGatatcaagagtgccttcctcaatggttatctaaaggaagaagtattTTTCAAGTAA
- the LOC104089855 gene encoding hypersensitive-induced response protein 4 produces the protein MGNANCVFCGCIEQASVGVVEKWGRFDRLAEPGLNFFNPFAGECLSGILSTRISSLDVKIETKTKDNVFVHLVCSIQYRVIRQNADDAFYELQNPKEQIQAYVFDVVRAHVPKMNLDELFEQKDEVAKAVLEELEKVMGAYGYNIEHILMVDIIPDASVRKAMNEINAAQRMQLASVYKGEAEKILQVKKAEAEAEAKYLGGVGVARQRQAITDGLRENILNFSHKVEGTSAKEVMDLIMITQYFDTIKDLGNSSKNTTVFIPHGPGHVRDIGDQIRNGLMEAASAQVAE, from the exons ATGGGAAATGCTAACTGTGTATTCTGTGGATGCATAGAACAAGCGAGCGTCGGTGTCGTTGAGAAATGGGGACGTTTTGACAGGCTAGCAGAACCGGGGCTTAACTTCTTCAATCCTTTCGCCGGCGAATGCCTTTCTGGAATTCTCTCCACCAGGATCAGTTCTCTCGATGTCAAAATCGAGACTAAAACCAAG GACAATGTCTTTGTTCATTTAGTGTGCTCGATCCAATATAGAGTGATCAGGCAAAATGCTGATGATGCTTTCTATGAGTTGCAAAATCCAAAGGAGCAGATTCAGGCTTATGTATTTGATG TCGTTCGAGCCCATGTCCCCAAAATGAATTTGGATGAACTTTTCGAGCAAAAGGATGAAGTTGCTAAGGCTGTGTTGGAGGAACTTGAGAAG GTGATGGGTGCTTATGGATATAACATCGAGCACATACTGATGGTTGACATTATTCCTGATGCTTCTGTGCGAAAGGCGATGAACGAGATAAATGCTG CTCAAAGGATGCAGCTTGCTAGTGTATACAAGGGAGAAGCAGAAAAGATTCTCCAAGTTAAGAAAGCAGAAGCTGAGGCTGAAGCCAAGTATTTAGGTGGGGTTGGGGTTGCCAGGCAGAGGCAGGCAATTACAGATGGTTTGAGAGAAAACATCTTGAACTTCTCACATAAAGTAGAAGGCACTTCTGCTAAAGAAGTGATGGATCTTATAATGATCACCCAGTACTTTGACACCATCAAAGACCTTGGAAACTCCTCAAAGAACACGACAGTTTTCATACCACATGGTCCTGGCCATGTTCGTGACATTGGTGATCAGATACGCAACGGCCTGATGGAGGCAGCTAGTGCACAGGTCGCGGAATAG